Genomic segment of Cryptococcus neoformans var. neoformans JEC21 chromosome 5 sequence:
TTCGCAGCTGCTTGTTTTATacgccatcttctcttcctgaATGCTCATTGATACCTATGCAAAAGCGAACAACACCTCCAAACCCAAAAGTAATGTGCTGAAGAAGTGATTATGCTTCTTTCGtatttctcttctcatACTACCTTTGACAACGTTGCTGTTATTGTTGCATCGTTAATACTAATATATTGTATTACCAACACGAGATGGGCTTGCTGAACACATTCAATTCATTTATCACTCAATGCGGCCTATATTGCGAAGTTCAACACAAACCGTACCGAATGGGGATCTCTCTTGTATTTGTTGCTTCCCTTTCAATGCATGGTATCAATTTTCTGACAAATGATCAAAACAGTTCTCCAATGTACCTTATAAAATAATGCCACGGCTACGTATATATATGATACACTGCATGCAATCATATATCGTATGTGATTGTCCATCTCAAGGGCATATACGAAATCTAAtatctcttccaacctACTCCCCCAACGACAAAGTTTCTCAACTCAGAACACGGGAGCTTTGAACCCGAAGGACGTGAAGGTCGTGTTAGGACCAACCACGTTGTACAGTACGAGGGAGGCGTTGTTGTTAAGCTCTGGGGTAGGTCCGTAAGAGCTATATCGTTCATCTGGTCAGTGGATGTGTGTagataaagaaaagagagagaatgGTTGAGACGTACTTGCTTCCATCAATCAAAAGAGCATGGTAAACCCCATCAGTGACAGTCATCCTGTAGCATATATGTGGTTAACATATCACCATATGTATGCTTATAAAATAAATGAAGGTGGCTTACTCAAAGTATTGTCCTGAGGTAGCAGCGGAGTCATAGTCATACTGGCAGTCTGCAAGCTTTAACGATGCTCCTTCATATGGTGATTTGGAGGCGGTAAGACACTGAATGTTGGGCGAGACGTTAGTGTACGTCACATGGCCGTAGAACCCGCTCGGTCCATTGCCGCTATAGCGCTGTCAGTGTCCAGCGTAACTAGAAAAACGAGAAATTTTAGTTAAAGGACTTACAGCCCATCAAATCCATTTCGCTGATCATCTTGACAGACTTCGAACCCAAACAACTCTGTTGTTCGGCATTCTCCACAGTTTTCGATTGTCCCGTCTTCAGCGAGTCCTAAACGGGTCTCATTGTAATCTGTGTGCTGTGTGCTGGAGTCGAAAGAGGTGATGTTGGAGTATAGATGGATGAAACCGCGAGAACCAGAAGAGGTGAAGGGGCCTACGTTGGCCAATCGTCAGTCATAACTCCACGAGCGAGGAACTACAAAGGCAGGAACACAAGACGCACCACCGTACTGAAATTGGACACAATTCAGAGTTTCCGACCATCTTTTGGTTGGCGCACTGAAAGCCAGGGGGAGGAGCGCGATGAGGGCAAGCTTGTTGAACATCTTTGGAAGTTTACGTTAAGGCTATTTATAAGTAGTTGATCGTTGTCGGAATCGATGATATTAATAAGTTGGAGCTGATGAAAGAGTGCGACCAACGAATCCTTGTACGTATGAACACTTCTTAAATATCTTTTAGCAATCGCACGCATCTGTAGTCACGGGTTCTTCTGCCAAGATTAGTTGTACAGCTTTTTCGGGCACACTTTACGATCATAAGAATGACACATGCCCTGCATGCCGTATTATTATTGATCAAGAAAGGCTATCCGCAAGCCATCCTAGGTGAGGTCATAATAAGGTTCCATGCGATATCGAGCTGTTATCAAGGAACAGCCTCCCTCTGGTGCGTGCCTGAATTATAATCAGCTTCCGCCATCCGCAAGTAGGGACGAAGCGGACCACTTTTCGGCTTTCGGGCATCATCCGTCGTGGCGCCCGGATTGGGTTAAATAGCAAGCAAACGGTGAGCGGGGCAACTTGGATTTATGAAAACCAGCAGATGCCGGCCTAATCAGTTGAACTAAACAGTGTAGACTACGAAACCTTCTTCCTGGTGTTATCGAAACATAGCTTCCGACGAACAGCACAgacaaaagagaagaacTAATAACGTCTGTTTTTTGTTGGCAGCCTCAAACTTCGGGTTAAGTTGGGTGATGAAAGTCATAATGAATGATTGTTAGCTTGCTGCAATCAtgccgagaagaaggccgcTTCCCCGAGGCAATGCGGTGTGCTTCAGGCGTTGTTGAGGAGCGGCTGGCCAGAGGCATTTTTTTTGCTTCCTGTTCTTTGCTCTCCGCCcctcatctttccttcaagCATCCTATTAGGTGCAGACTGGTTAGGATGCAAGTACATATGCACGCGGCTGAGTGTATAGGAAAATGACACAATGAACGCAGCATGTACGCAACATATATAGGTGACAAAGGATTGAGTCGGAATCGCTAAATATCCCTACGGCCGTTCCGTGGAGCAATGAGATCACCGAGCGAACACCGAGCTTTGTGCCTGGATTTGTGGGCCTAAAGTCTTGATCGAGCGGTGAACTGTATGAAATGCCTGGAATTGCGGCTCCCAAATCTCATTCCTTCCCAGTTTGTCTCAAATATTTGGGACTTACCTTCGTCGTTATTTATCATATTTTGGTCTTTTGGCTTGACGCTCGTCGTGCTTCGAGTACAAATCAACTTATAACCGGCGGGTTTTTTATGATTGTCGCCTCTTTTGCATTTGttgtttctttctttttgcaTCTTGTATGCTCACATAATATTATTGACAGGGTGCACAGACCCACTGTTGTCAAGCAAGACATTGCGGCCGTAAACTAGCCACACCGCGCAATGTTTTTACCTACCGATCAACCCATTCAGCCTCGACGCAAACTTACTCGTTCCGGCGAACAGCTTAAACGCAACGCTGCATGTTTGCCATGCCGTCGCCGTCGGATCAAGTGCGATGCCGGAAAGCCTCATTGTTCATCTTGCGAAAAGAGCTACAATTTCCTGAGGAGGTCCCAGCCAGACGATGAGAGGGATGATGGGGGGATACGATGCTGGTACAATACAGAAGTGGATGAGCAGCCAGTGATTAGTgtaaagagaaagaaaacagATGATGGCAATGAAGACAATCCgaaagatgagatgatTAAAAAGCTTGAGGCGAAAGTCGGTAGGTCTGGTCGCCTTTTCCCAAGATCGAGCTATGCTGACGGTACTGCTATAAAGTTGAACTACAGAAAGCCTTGGCCGCGGCTCCGGCTCAAACTTTAGAGACACGGTGCAGTGGAACTTCTGATAATAGTAGCATTGGGCAGTCTACCAAGGGCTCGCGTCCGGAAGTATTAGCCAATCCGACTGAATCTTTGGAGTTTGACGGGAACAACCATGTCCCTTCGTATAACGCGTCATCTCAGTGTGCAACTGTATACAACAAACATCTTTCCAAGGATTTGTTTGAAACTCAGGCTGTCAACAGAAAAACAGCCTTGAAAAGCTCGGCTGAAAAGTACGCAGGTAGCGCTGATAAGTCGCCGCCGAAGAATGATACAGTAGATGGAGAAGCTGGAAGTATTGGACAGCCATTATTAGAGCTTCTTTGGCCAGGGTGGCCCTCAACCCTTCCTATGCCTTGTAtgtcttccctttctcttgcaGTGTGTGCCACTCATCTACACTCGCTGATGTCGTTCTTAGCTACCGTTGAACATATGTAAGCTTCTTTCGCGAAACGCAGAAACCATGGATGCTGACATGCAATAAAGGGTTGACACgtttttctcctctgtGTCATCCATTCCCCAAATCCTCAACCGTACAGAATTCCTCCGTCGTCTCGCACTCCTCCCCTCCCATCCTGAGTTTCCTCACCGTGCATTACTCCATGCGATCTGCGCCGCTTCCGCTCGCTTCTCGGCTGCGGTCACCACCCGATCTATCCCTGATATGATCATTAAAATGGACATTGACGCAAAGACAGCTAACGGCAAGGGCTGTTGGGAAGATATCAAGGACGAAACATGCTTCGCAGAGAGAAATGCTAGGTACGCAATGAGGTTTCTGGATTATCACCATGTTAGTGGCAGAGGATTGCTAGACATCTGTCAGGCCATGGTGAGCCCTATTCCTCGTTCGATTTTATGCATGTCGCATATTCAAACTTGTTAAACAGCTCATCATTGGCCATTGGTGCCAAAATAACGCCCGGTACGTACCGCTACCTCTATTCCAGTCCCTTTTTGCCCCTACTGACCTTTCTTCTCTAAGCTGGATGGACGCATGGGTCCTTATTGGTGACGCTATACGACTCGCGAGCTGCCTTGGACTCACATCCTTCGTCCCTCGCCCTTCGCAATGTTCTCCACAATTACGTCAGGTCATCCTTGATACTCCCAGGGACGACGCCGAACGGGAGGAGAGGGCGGCAACGGTATGGATGGCGTTATGCTATGAGAATGCACTGATGTGTTCGAGTGGATGGTCAGGGTCGATGATAGTTGATGATTTGGTAAGTAATAATATTCCATCTCATTGTTATCTGTAACAGATAAGACGATGAGAGCTTACAAATATTTGTAGACAATGCCTCTGCCCGCATCTAGGATTGATCGAGAGAAAGGGGTACGTCTATCTATCATATAATTCGAAACCCTCAGACTGACCATCATGGGCAGGGGCCTATACCTTTAAACCCACAAAATTACCACTCTCCTGATATATACACTCAGTAAGCTTCTTATCTCTGGATCATGTCCTTATACATCAGATCTGACCGTCCTCAAGTCATCCAGTCGCAGATGGCTTCGTAATGCTCTGTAAAGGTAAATGAATAGCCCATATTTCAAGCCCAAGCCCTCCCATCACAGCTGTTGAcattcccatccctcctATAGCCAAGATTCTTATGGGGCGAGTTGCACGTTTCGTCAGACGATGCCGCAGGATGTCACTCGATGAGAAGCAGACAGCCAAGAATCTTCCAGAATTTGAAGCTCTTGACCGCGATTTAAATCTTTTCCTGTACGTTTTAAACGTTTCTTTAGTGATTGCGCCGTTGTTCATGAGTGGTTGAACAGAGCCAACTTTCCACCATCGTTGAGAGACCCTGTGCAGTACATGACAGGCCACTCAAAAGTACTCGATGCAGATCTAATCGTTAGTGTTTCTTTCCCCCCATGGGCTAGCAATTACTAAATTGTCGCATCTTTTATCACATCGTCATGTAGAGCGCGCATCTCGTCCCTCACATTGCAGCCATTCATCTACACGAGCCATTTGCAGATATCGCCGACCCGAATTGCCCTTCGGCCCGCCGACTTTTGGATGCTGCGCAAGCCTGCCTCAACGTCCTTTATCAGATGTCGAATTTGAGTGCACCTATATTCTATAGTTTGACAGCCATTTCTTCTTGTAAGCTCAACTCTTGCGACTCTTGTGATCGGAAATTATAAGGCGGCGTAATGAGAGGTAAGCTCACTTGAGAATCAAACAGGGTTCTTTTATACTGGCGCAAAAACATTGATCCTATTCTACCAACACGCCCTCGAGAATAGCAATTTCCAGGATGCGCTTACGCATCACCAAGCAATCACTGCATTCAGAAATGTCCTCATTGCTCTTGCTCCCGGCAACGCTCTGGCCTCTCGTTACGATACGATGCTtaaaatgatgatgtcctccatcgaagaagaggtgctTGGGCAATCCATCGTTctgtatcatcatctcccaaGCAACAAACACTCTACCCAGACTTCTAATTCCTCCTCTGATTCCTCGCCTTTATCAAGCACTTCATCTAACCCTTCTTTTGGACCCCTCACACCGGCAGAGCCTCCCGAAGACACCTACTTGCCCGCTTTAGTATCGTGTTTGCATCCCGAAGCCATGTTCTACTTGGAACATATTCAGAAGAAGTTCTTGGAGCGGTGCAAAAACCCTTCGGAATATGAACGGCGCACGGCTTTTCCGGCTAACGACATAGGTAGGAGCAAGTCTATGGGCAGAAGCAAGGAAGGAGCtagaaaaggagagggagtgAGAAGTTTCCATGAGATTTTGGATATAAAGAGAGGCTGGGTTGGCGGGCGTAAGAAAGCTAGGATTTTCGAGCCTGGGGTCGGCGCCAAAGCTGATGATAGTGGAGGCCTAATGGACTTGGGAAATATATCCAGTCCGAGCCAATGGCTTAACAGAGATCAACCAGCCATGGGACTACGAGCGAATGATAGGAGCGGGAGTCTCTTTTATGATTTTTCATTTTCACCATTCAACACATCCTTTCCCAACGACGATACTTTCGCTCTTGATCCCTTATCTTCCACATCCAATTTCTCTCTGCAAAACGATATGGCACTAACCTTGCCCAATCTTCAGTGTACCCAGGCGACTTTACAGAACTGGTTAGAAGTGATGCCGTCAATGATGTCTACTGTTGCTTTTAATTCCAGCTCCGGATTTGGTCCTCGTCACTCTGGCACGCATTGCGGTTCTGGCTATATAAGTGAAGAAACAGACGACAAGACTGGGTCCACGACATGAGGCTTTGATCATGACCATATACCCCGGCCCTTTTAGGGAAATGGTTTTGTGAGCTCTGGAATGTCAACCGTGGAAGGGAATTTACTTTGTTTGGGTTGTGACGTCTTTGGAATAAAAATTTTGTATCATGTGGATACACACATTCATTTATTGTATATTTATGATTCTTATATCGGGAAAAGAACAGACTGATAATATCTCTTTCTGGATCAAAGGCTGTATTCATCTTGCGCGCGATGTATAATTCTCCTCTTGACCTCTTAAATTTTACATCACTGGTCATCGAATCACCCTATCAAACCTACCCATTGTCCTCGAAAGGCTAATTCCATCTCCGGGTCCCGATAAAAGTTATTCAGAGGAGGGGGGGAGGTCAAATTCCACTCGTACAAACGATATTCTCACATCTACTATACGCCGTGTCACAATGGTTTCATTATTGCTTCACACCTTCATTCACCTTGCAACCTGATCATGCTGACCTGAAGTCTTCATAAAATCAATGGCTTATCGTGATCGAAAAGTCCTGCATACGCTGTACATGAGCGAGTAGCAAGGACTCACATAGGTCTACAAACAAGATCGATAAATGCAGTGCTGAACGCAAGCTGCATCTAATGACGTACATATACAACATGTACTTACTAACACGCACAAAAATGCACGTACAAATCTATCCTTagggaaaaaaaacaaCGACATATGCAAACATCCGATGGTCACAACCCATTATCTGCGCCACATGGAATCGGTCTCAAACAGAAGACTCCTTAGGCCTTCTCAAGTTTTCCTCACTCAACATTAtatctcctttttcatcGCTATCGCTCTCCACCCTTCTTACGCCAATCGAAGGAatgtctttttcttgatGATCCGGCTTGGCTGATGTTTCTGTTTCCACTTTGATTCCCagagggggagagggggaagaggatggggagggagagggagagggtaAGCGCATTGACATTGTATTGTCGCGGTGCCGTTTTTGTAAAAGGGGGTGATGGCGGCTCGAATACGACAGAGGTTGGGGATGTAAAGGCAAgggatggtgaggagaAGTTGAGACAGTTGGACCGAACGTGACTGTCGCCCGGCGTTGTGGATGATGTCTGCTTCGCCTGAGCAGTGGTGCGAGAAAGTTTAGCGAGTCTTGTTTTGCTCCCTGACTGtcccccttctttcctccctctgTCTCATCCTCGTTGTCCTTCCCGTTATCTCGTTCATCGCCACCAGATAGCTGCTCTCCGTTCACATCCCTGGAGCCAACCCCAACCATCACGCCTCCATCAGGCGCTCTCTCAGC
This window contains:
- a CDS encoding expressed protein — protein: MFNKLALIALLPLAFSAPTKRWSETLNCVQFQYGGPFTSSGSRGFIHLYSNITSFDSSTQHTDYNETRLGLAEDGTIENCGECRTTELFGFEVCQDDQRNGFDGLGNGPSGFYGHVTYTNVSPNIQCLTASKSPYEGASLKLADCQYDYDSAATSGQYFEMTVTDGVYHALLIDGSNSYGPTPELNNNASLVLYNVVGPNTTFTSFGFKAPVF
- a CDS encoding expressed protein — its product is MFLPTDQPIQPRRKLTRSGEQLKRNAACLPCRRRRIKCDAGKPHCSSCEKSYNFLRRSQPDDERDDGGIRCWYNTEVDEQPVISVKRKKTDDGNEDNPKDEMIKKLEAKVVELQKALAAAPAQTLETRCSGTSDNSSIGQSTKGSRPEVLANPTESLEFDGNNHVPSYNASSQCATVYNKHLSKDLFETQAVNRKTALKSSAEKYAGSADKSPPKNDTVDGEAGSIGQPLLELLWPGWPSTLPMPSTVEHMVDTFFSSVSSIPQILNRTEFLRRLALLPSHPEFPHRALLHAICAASARFSAAVTTRSIPDMIIKMDIDAKTANGKGCWEDIKDETCFAERNARYAMRFLDYHHVSGRGLLDICQAMLIIGHWCQNNARWMDAWVLIGDAIRLASCLGLTSFVPRPSQCSPQLRQVILDTPRDDAEREERAATVWMALCYENALMCSSGWSGSMIVDDLTMPLPASRIDREKGGPIPLNPQNYHSPDIYTHHPVADGFVMLCKAKILMGRVARFVRRCRRMSLDEKQTAKNLPEFEALDRDLNLFLANFPPSLRDPVQYMTGHSKVLDADLISAHLVPHIAAIHLHEPFADIADPNCPSARRLLDAAQACLNVLYQMSNLSAPIFYSLTAISSWFFYTGAKTLILFYQHALENSNFQDALTHHQAITAFRNVLIALAPGNALASRYDTMLKMMMSSIEEEVLGQSIVLYHHLPSNKHSTQTSNSSSDSSPLSSTSSNPSFGPLTPAEPPEDTYLPALVSCLHPEAMFYLEHIQKKFLERCKNPSEYERRTAFPANDIGRSKSMGRSKEGARKGEGVRSFHEILDIKRGWVGGRKKARIFEPGVGAKADDSGGLMDLGNISSPSQWLNRDQPAMGLRANDRSGSLFYDFSFSPFNTSFPNDDTFALDPLSSTSNFSLQNDMALTLPNLQCTQATLQNWLEVMPSMMSTVAFNSSSGFGPRHSGTHCGSGYISEETDDKTGSTT